Proteins co-encoded in one Ruegeria sp. HKCCD4315 genomic window:
- the hisF gene encoding imidazole glycerol phosphate synthase subunit HisF — MLKTRIIPCLDVADGRVVKGVNFVGLRDAGDPVESAKAYDAAGADEICFLDIHATHENRGTMFDVVQRTAEQCFVPLTVGGGVRTKDDVRALLLAGADKVSFNSAAVANPDVIAESADQFGSQCIVCAIDAKTVSPGKWEIFTHGGRKPTGIDAVEFAKTVVAKGAGEILLTSMDRDGTKAGFNLPLTRAISDAVNVPVIASGGVGNLDHLVEGVTKGGASAVLAASIFHFGEYTIREAKEHMAAAGIPMRLT, encoded by the coding sequence ATGCTAAAAACCCGGATCATCCCCTGCCTTGATGTTGCTGACGGCCGCGTGGTCAAAGGCGTGAACTTCGTCGGCCTGCGCGATGCAGGCGACCCCGTGGAGTCAGCGAAAGCGTATGACGCCGCTGGAGCGGACGAAATCTGTTTTCTGGATATCCACGCGACGCACGAAAACCGCGGCACTATGTTTGATGTGGTGCAACGCACGGCCGAGCAATGCTTTGTGCCACTGACAGTGGGCGGTGGCGTGCGCACCAAGGATGATGTGCGTGCCCTGTTGCTGGCAGGGGCGGACAAGGTCAGTTTCAACTCGGCAGCCGTCGCCAACCCAGATGTGATCGCGGAATCGGCGGACCAGTTCGGCAGCCAATGCATCGTTTGCGCCATCGACGCCAAGACCGTCAGCCCCGGCAAGTGGGAAATTTTCACCCATGGCGGACGCAAGCCCACCGGTATTGATGCGGTCGAATTTGCCAAAACAGTTGTTGCCAAAGGGGCCGGGGAAATCCTTTTGACCTCGATGGATCGTGACGGCACCAAGGCAGGCTTCAACCTGCCCCTGACCCGCGCCATTTCCGACGCGGTGAATGTGCCGGTGATCGCCAGCGGCGGCGTCGGTAATCTGGACCATCTGGTCGAAGGTGTCACCAAAGGCGGTGCAAGCGCCGTACTGGCTGCTTCGATCTTCCATTTCGGCGAATACACCATCCGCGAGGCCAAGGAACACATGGCCGCTGCGGGCATTCCCATGAGGCTGACATGA
- a CDS encoding phosphoribosyl-ATP diphosphatase, translating into MSILHDLARTIEDRKDADPDSSWTAKLLAKGPEKCAEKFGEEAVEAIIEAVKDDKAKLTSEAADVLYHLLVMLAARDVALDDVLTELARRQGVSGIAEKASRPKG; encoded by the coding sequence ATGAGCATCCTGCACGATCTGGCCCGGACGATTGAAGACCGCAAAGACGCAGACCCGGACTCCAGCTGGACAGCCAAGCTGCTGGCCAAAGGTCCCGAGAAATGCGCCGAGAAGTTTGGCGAAGAAGCCGTTGAGGCGATCATCGAGGCCGTCAAGGATGACAAAGCCAAGCTGACCTCTGAGGCGGCTGATGTTCTGTATCACCTTCTGGTCATGCTGGCCGCGCGGGACGTGGCACTGGATGATGTCCTGACCGAACTGGCACGTCGTCAGGGCGTCAGCGGCATCGCAGAAAAAGCATCCCGCCCCAAGGGGTAA
- a CDS encoding CoA-binding protein produces the protein MSDYSDQHLKNILQRTKTVAVVGVSMNPVRPSFYVARYLSLKGFDVIPVNPGHAGKELFGQTVRGSLSEISGPVDMVDIFRRSEAVPPIVDEALAAFPSLSTIWMQIGVEHPEAAALAEARGVEVVMNRCPKIEYQRLFGELRMGGFSTGIISSKL, from the coding sequence ATGTCAGACTATTCCGATCAGCACCTCAAGAACATTCTGCAACGGACCAAGACGGTTGCCGTTGTTGGGGTGTCAATGAACCCTGTGCGGCCCAGCTTTTACGTGGCGCGCTATCTTTCGCTGAAAGGGTTCGATGTGATCCCCGTCAATCCGGGACACGCGGGCAAGGAACTGTTTGGCCAGACGGTGCGTGGCAGTTTGTCAGAGATATCCGGGCCAGTGGACATGGTCGACATTTTCCGGCGGTCCGAAGCTGTACCGCCGATCGTTGACGAAGCATTGGCGGCCTTCCCTTCCCTCAGCACGATCTGGATGCAAATCGGTGTCGAACACCCCGAAGCAGCCGCCCTCGCCGAAGCCCGTGGTGTGGAGGTGGTGATGAACCGCTGTCCCAAGATCGAATATCAGCGCCTGTTTGGCGAACTGCGTATGGGCGGGTTTTCGACTGGGATTATCTCGTCCAAGCTTTAG
- a CDS encoding YHS domain-containing (seleno)protein gives MTMLIRRTILGALSALFLSSVAFAQDKPVYFATEGVALAGYDPVTYFEGATPVMGAPENAVMWKGAKWHFSSAENRERFESNPRAFAPQFGGYCSYAMAKGVLKSTDPNAWQVVDGRLYLTHSPQIEVMWRQDRAEYIEMAEENWPVILYQK, from the coding sequence ATGACGATGCTGATCCGACGTACCATCCTTGGCGCGCTGAGTGCCCTTTTCCTTTCTTCTGTCGCGTTTGCGCAGGATAAACCCGTCTATTTCGCCACCGAAGGCGTGGCCTTGGCCGGGTATGACCCCGTGACCTATTTCGAAGGCGCGACGCCTGTAATGGGTGCCCCGGAAAACGCGGTGATGTGGAAAGGGGCAAAGTGGCACTTTTCGTCAGCCGAAAACCGCGAGCGTTTTGAAAGCAACCCGCGCGCTTTTGCTCCGCAGTTTGGTGGATATTGTTCTTACGCGATGGCCAAAGGCGTCCTGAAAAGCACGGATCCCAACGCATGGCAGGTTGTCGATGGTCGACTGTACCTGACGCATTCACCGCAGATCGAAGTGATGTGGCGGCAAGACAGGGCCGAGTACATTGAAATGGCAGAAGAAAACTGGCCGGTGATCTTGTATCAGAAATAG
- the rlmB gene encoding 23S rRNA (guanosine(2251)-2'-O)-methyltransferase RlmB — MKKPKWVVEKEQARKAAAAETVWLFGLHAVRDALMNTNRQKLRLIVTRNARDKLAEAIDFAGIEAEMVDPRKFSAPIDAGSVHQGAALEVKPLDWGGLAENCIGRENPRVILLDRVTDPHNVGAILRSAEVLGASAVIGTRHHSAPETGALAKTASGALERQPYLRVRNLADAIIELQGMGFLVLGLDGEAEVTIEGALGEGRDRPVALVLGAEGPGLRQKTKETVDQLVKIDAAGGFGSLNVSNATAIALYASRP, encoded by the coding sequence ATGAAGAAACCCAAATGGGTCGTCGAAAAGGAACAGGCGCGCAAAGCTGCTGCCGCCGAAACCGTCTGGCTGTTTGGTTTGCACGCGGTGCGGGATGCTTTGATGAACACAAATCGTCAGAAATTGCGCCTGATCGTGACCCGAAACGCGCGGGACAAGCTGGCGGAAGCTATTGATTTTGCAGGGATCGAGGCCGAGATGGTTGATCCACGCAAATTTTCTGCGCCCATCGATGCGGGATCGGTTCACCAGGGTGCGGCACTTGAGGTCAAGCCGTTGGATTGGGGCGGTCTGGCAGAAAACTGTATCGGTCGGGAAAACCCGCGCGTCATCCTGCTGGATCGCGTGACCGATCCGCATAACGTCGGGGCGATTCTGCGTTCAGCCGAAGTTCTGGGGGCCAGCGCCGTGATTGGTACGCGCCATCACTCTGCACCTGAAACGGGCGCGCTGGCCAAAACCGCCAGCGGCGCACTTGAGCGTCAACCTTATCTGCGGGTACGCAATCTTGCGGATGCGATCATCGAACTTCAGGGCATGGGCTTTCTGGTCCTTGGGCTGGACGGCGAAGCCGAAGTGACGATCGAAGGCGCGCTGGGCGAGGGGCGTGATCGCCCGGTGGCCCTTGTGCTTGGCGCGGAAGGCCCAGGCTTGCGGCAAAAAACCAAAGAGACCGTGGATCAGTTGGTGAAAATTGACGCAGCAGGTGGGTTTGGGTCGCTGAACGTCTCAAACGCGACGGCAATCGCCTTATATGCATCTCGTCCCTGA
- a CDS encoding alanine racemase, whose amino-acid sequence MNDPYVARLSQSLRIYGVDHPVIAIDLNRLESNCATARAGVDTGLEKRLVAKSLPCLPLLDQIRSLIPTSGLMTFSEPMLTALLQAEGGTDHLIGKPLPVGSAARVLQANPDAADRVQWLIDTPERLQDYLTLADQTGLSLRLSLELDIGLHRGGLSADQVASVVKTIVAHPLARLSGVMGYEAHLAKLPSLLRPQAERRCAEAYRQAVAALPYSGAGLCLNTGGSLTFQAYGATGSATEVAFGSVLVKPSDFDHPSTAAFQPAAFIATPILKTMPGNALPGLEFLPRHKTDVAVFGGHFLAQPVYPEGFSYSSIFGRSSNQEVWTGPASSIVQPGDIALLRPTQSEAVLNQFGKVLAVRDGAVVQEWETLPN is encoded by the coding sequence ATGAACGACCCGTATGTCGCCCGTCTGTCGCAATCGCTGCGAATCTATGGTGTGGATCATCCGGTCATCGCAATTGACCTGAACCGGCTCGAGTCCAATTGCGCGACGGCGAGGGCCGGTGTTGATACCGGGCTTGAGAAACGCTTGGTTGCTAAATCTTTGCCCTGCTTGCCGCTTTTGGATCAAATCCGGAGTCTGATCCCAACCTCGGGGCTTATGACGTTCTCAGAACCAATGTTGACCGCCTTGTTGCAAGCCGAAGGTGGCACCGATCACCTGATTGGCAAGCCTTTGCCCGTTGGCTCTGCAGCGCGTGTGCTTCAGGCAAACCCCGATGCCGCAGATCGGGTGCAGTGGCTGATCGACACCCCCGAACGCTTGCAGGACTATCTGACGCTTGCGGACCAGACCGGCTTGTCTTTGCGTTTGTCGCTTGAATTGGACATTGGGTTGCATCGCGGTGGCCTGAGCGCGGATCAGGTTGCCAGTGTAGTAAAAACGATTGTCGCACACCCATTGGCGCGGTTGAGCGGCGTGATGGGATATGAGGCGCATCTGGCAAAGCTGCCTTCTTTACTCAGGCCCCAAGCCGAGCGGCGCTGCGCCGAAGCCTATCGCCAAGCCGTTGCAGCTCTGCCCTACAGCGGCGCAGGGCTGTGCCTAAATACAGGTGGCAGCCTGACCTTTCAGGCTTATGGCGCAACCGGTTCCGCAACGGAGGTCGCCTTTGGTTCGGTTCTCGTCAAGCCTTCGGATTTCGACCATCCTTCGACAGCGGCTTTTCAACCTGCAGCTTTTATCGCGACGCCAATACTCAAGACCATGCCCGGCAATGCTTTGCCCGGGTTAGAGTTCCTACCGCGACACAAGACGGATGTTGCCGTGTTTGGCGGGCATTTTCTTGCGCAACCGGTTTATCCAGAAGGATTTTCCTATTCCTCAATCTTCGGCCGATCCAGCAATCAGGAGGTCTGGACAGGCCCGGCGTCTAGTATTGTGCAACCTGGTGACATTGCCTTGCTACGCCCGACGCAAAGCGAAGCGGTGTTGAACCAATTTGGCAAGGTTTTGGCTGTACGGGATGGTGCGGTTGTACAGGAATGGGAAACCCTGCCGAATTAA
- a CDS encoding D-arabinono-1,4-lactone oxidase, translating into MWSNWAGNENTNTAVMRPTTLDALQRAVMSPQTLRVVGAGHSFTPIVAGAERILDLSQLEAPTIRAAEDGQVWVNANARLRDLSPALADRGLAFRNLGDINTQSLAGAVSTATHGTGRELPCLAAEITDARFVGASGEALTSADIPLDMAQVTLGLLGVLTEARINVVPKYNLRRQVTLTDLPECLANMHRNWAENRNFEFFYIPFTGKAVELRHSVVDAPETKAPRDLDMLAVKVLKLARNAGRFSGGLRSALLRLLTMAQSDEDYVGESWRVLCSDRHIRFKEMEYHLPPEVASDVLAEVFRRLERDHRDIYFPIEVRQTAGDTACLSPFQSGPRISVAIHTDADEDHSRYFNALEPLFVEAGGRPHWGKMHSLTYRELSGLYPDFDRFCALREQLDPQGKFLTPALATLFQP; encoded by the coding sequence ATGTGGTCAAACTGGGCAGGAAACGAAAACACAAATACTGCGGTCATGCGTCCGACAACACTGGATGCGTTGCAACGCGCTGTAATGTCGCCTCAGACCCTGAGGGTCGTTGGCGCTGGCCACTCTTTCACACCTATTGTGGCAGGGGCCGAGCGTATTCTGGACCTGTCGCAGCTTGAGGCCCCAACAATCCGTGCGGCTGAGGACGGGCAGGTCTGGGTGAACGCCAACGCACGCCTGCGCGATCTGTCCCCTGCTTTGGCTGACCGAGGGCTGGCTTTTCGCAATCTTGGCGACATCAATACTCAATCGCTGGCTGGGGCGGTTTCGACCGCGACCCATGGCACAGGACGTGAACTGCCCTGTCTTGCCGCAGAAATCACGGATGCGCGCTTTGTCGGTGCAAGCGGTGAGGCCTTAACCTCGGCCGATATTCCTTTGGACATGGCACAAGTAACGCTTGGGTTGCTGGGTGTTCTGACCGAAGCTCGCATAAATGTTGTGCCCAAATACAATCTGCGCCGTCAGGTCACGCTGACCGATTTGCCGGAGTGTCTGGCGAACATGCACAGGAACTGGGCTGAGAACCGCAACTTCGAATTTTTCTACATTCCTTTCACTGGCAAGGCCGTCGAACTTCGCCATTCAGTGGTCGACGCGCCCGAAACCAAGGCCCCGCGTGATCTGGATATGCTGGCGGTCAAGGTTCTGAAACTTGCCCGAAACGCAGGGCGGTTCAGCGGTGGTTTGCGCTCAGCGTTGCTTAGACTTTTGACGATGGCGCAATCCGATGAGGATTATGTAGGCGAAAGCTGGCGGGTTCTGTGCAGTGACCGCCATATTCGCTTTAAAGAGATGGAGTATCACCTGCCCCCTGAGGTCGCCAGCGATGTGTTGGCTGAGGTGTTCCGCCGTCTCGAACGGGACCACAGGGACATCTATTTCCCCATTGAGGTACGACAGACCGCAGGCGACACTGCGTGCCTTTCGCCGTTTCAGAGCGGCCCGCGTATCTCTGTTGCTATTCACACGGATGCGGATGAGGACCACAGTCGCTACTTCAACGCGCTGGAACCGCTTTTTGTCGAGGCCGGAGGTCGCCCGCATTGGGGCAAGATGCACAGCCTGACATACCGGGAACTATCCGGCCTTTACCCCGATTTCGACCGCTTCTGCGCCTTGCGTGAACAGCTTGATCCGCAGGGCAAGTTCCTGACACCTGCCTTGGCGACGCTGTTTCAGCCATGA
- a CDS encoding DUF2478 domain-containing protein yields MNLAYVTTTDRGATDRLLSAVAEHLLASGAKLAGVVQTNTECADSSKCDMDVRVLPEGETIRISQSLGTQSRGCRLDPAALEQAVGYVTSSLADAPQLLIINKFGKHEADGRGFRPVIAEALAQDIPVLVGVNGLNSEKFQDFTGGDAEQLDSDLSAIVAWFERVNAQQATAA; encoded by the coding sequence ATGAATCTGGCCTATGTCACAACCACCGATCGCGGTGCCACTGATCGCCTGTTAAGCGCTGTTGCAGAACACCTGCTGGCTTCGGGTGCGAAACTTGCGGGCGTTGTTCAGACCAACACAGAATGCGCGGACAGCAGCAAATGCGATATGGATGTGCGCGTGCTGCCCGAAGGAGAGACCATCCGCATTTCGCAATCGCTGGGAACACAGTCGCGCGGTTGCCGTCTGGATCCGGCGGCGCTGGAGCAGGCGGTGGGCTATGTAACGTCGTCGCTGGCTGACGCGCCACAGCTGTTGATCATCAACAAGTTCGGCAAGCACGAGGCCGATGGCCGCGGGTTTCGCCCGGTGATCGCTGAAGCACTGGCACAGGACATCCCGGTACTGGTCGGTGTGAACGGTCTGAACAGTGAGAAGTTTCAGGACTTCACAGGTGGTGATGCGGAACAGCTGGACTCGGACCTGAGCGCAATCGTCGCTTGGTTCGAGCGCGTAAACGCGCAGCAGGCCACCGCGGCCTAA
- a CDS encoding NnrU family protein: MTGWVLFLAALVTFLLSHAIPVRPAVRGWLIGTLGHRGYFTGYSILSLAVLAWLIVAAANAPYVEVIPPFAVLRWVPVLIMPVVCWLALAGIIIQNPFSFGGLGDRPFDPEQPGILRTTRHPILAALMLWALAHLLANGSLSHVILFGLFAGFAAMGMALIDRRKHSEMGMEWIRLSRNTARFSLRAPRPWPRPWVWLSALAAYAVLLHLHAPVIGLSPLP, from the coding sequence ATGACCGGTTGGGTTCTATTCCTTGCAGCGCTTGTCACCTTTCTTCTCAGCCATGCGATTCCCGTGCGGCCTGCCGTGCGCGGGTGGTTAATCGGTACGCTGGGACATCGCGGGTATTTTACAGGATACTCGATCCTGTCACTCGCCGTGCTGGCCTGGCTGATCGTCGCGGCGGCGAACGCCCCTTATGTTGAGGTCATCCCACCGTTTGCCGTCTTGCGTTGGGTGCCTGTCCTTATCATGCCGGTTGTCTGCTGGCTGGCCCTTGCGGGGATCATCATTCAGAACCCGTTCTCTTTTGGCGGGCTGGGTGATCGCCCTTTTGATCCAGAGCAGCCCGGTATCCTGCGCACCACCCGCCATCCGATCCTTGCCGCGTTGATGCTGTGGGCATTGGCCCACTTGCTGGCCAATGGCAGCCTGTCGCATGTCATCCTGTTTGGCCTGTTTGCCGGTTTCGCGGCCATGGGTATGGCCTTGATCGACCGCCGCAAACATAGCGAAATGGGCATGGAATGGATCCGTTTGTCGCGAAACACTGCGCGCTTTTCACTCCGCGCGCCGCGTCCTTGGCCGCGCCCCTGGGTGTGGCTGTCCGCACTGGCCGCTTATGCGGTTCTACTTCACCTGCACGCACCTGTGATCGGCCTGTCTCCGCTTCCGTAG
- a CDS encoding proline/glycine betaine ABC transporter permease, whose protein sequence is MTAVTDLPTQRSAQVTAGAKAALITVTVGAVCLALEGIAPWLVKWPAAWELPATQWVGAFLDWFLNLIKPAMRLFSDMMTYPMNWANFVLGNTPWPILIGIVTALGWYLGGLPMAALGFLGLSFVLASGYWAESMNTLALVAVSVPVALILGGGIGILANEVPKVKTFVQAVLDVMQTVPTFAYLTPLLLLFGFGPVVGLIASAIYAAPPMARNVMLGLERVEPEIKEAAIMSGGTRFQQLFQVEIPAATTQIMVGVNQCLMAALSMVIIAAVIGGFNDIGWEVLLTMRKAQFGESLMAGLVIVVFAVVIDRMSGTLATERKRYDSRVVWAMLGFAVVFTAAFWARLPNPSELTLLDPMAEAVDSGLTEFTQNNGPWLDALKNNSLFYVLLPLRIGLDQAVLPFTWGFQWTAGMSYGLFAVGAVIVLLMAWRGRLTGGLIVLILIGMLETGIANLPWPFVLTGAAALGWVAGGWRLAALCVGLLCTILVSGLWERALLSLYLSGAAVFSCAVVGGLIGLASAVWEPVWKVVRPICDMLQTIPLFVFLIPVLMVFQIGEFSAFLAICAYAIVPMIRYTRHGLVNTPEEMMEAAISSGATEWQIMRDVRAPYAAPTILLGLNQTILYAFAMLVIAALIGTTGLGQSIYLALGQADVGLGISAGAAMAILALIADRIVQGFAEERRAALGL, encoded by the coding sequence ATGACCGCTGTCACTGATCTTCCGACGCAACGCAGCGCGCAGGTGACAGCGGGCGCGAAAGCCGCGCTGATCACGGTCACCGTCGGTGCGGTTTGCCTTGCGCTTGAGGGCATCGCCCCGTGGCTGGTCAAATGGCCTGCAGCATGGGAACTGCCTGCAACCCAATGGGTCGGGGCATTTCTTGACTGGTTTCTCAACCTGATCAAACCAGCGATGCGGCTGTTCTCGGACATGATGACCTATCCAATGAACTGGGCGAATTTCGTGTTAGGCAATACGCCATGGCCCATTCTGATCGGTATTGTGACCGCGTTGGGGTGGTATCTGGGCGGCTTACCCATGGCCGCGTTGGGTTTTCTGGGGCTTAGTTTCGTTCTGGCGTCGGGGTATTGGGCTGAGAGTATGAATACGCTGGCCCTTGTTGCCGTGTCGGTCCCGGTGGCACTTATTTTGGGGGGTGGTATCGGCATCCTTGCCAATGAAGTGCCGAAGGTTAAAACCTTTGTTCAAGCCGTTCTGGATGTGATGCAGACGGTGCCGACTTTTGCGTATCTGACACCGCTTTTGCTGCTGTTCGGCTTTGGGCCTGTTGTTGGCCTGATCGCCTCGGCCATCTACGCTGCGCCGCCTATGGCGCGCAATGTGATGTTGGGGTTGGAGCGGGTCGAGCCCGAGATCAAAGAAGCCGCCATCATGTCTGGTGGCACCCGGTTCCAGCAATTGTTTCAGGTCGAAATCCCTGCTGCCACAACGCAGATCATGGTCGGTGTGAACCAATGTCTAATGGCCGCTCTGTCGATGGTCATCATTGCCGCCGTTATCGGAGGTTTCAACGATATCGGGTGGGAGGTTCTGCTGACCATGCGCAAGGCCCAGTTCGGTGAATCGCTGATGGCTGGTCTGGTCATCGTGGTCTTTGCCGTGGTGATCGACCGGATGAGCGGCACGCTGGCAACCGAGCGCAAACGCTATGACAGCCGCGTTGTCTGGGCGATGCTGGGCTTTGCAGTTGTCTTCACGGCCGCCTTCTGGGCGCGGCTGCCGAACCCGTCCGAGCTGACCCTACTGGACCCAATGGCCGAAGCTGTGGACAGCGGCCTGACGGAGTTTACGCAAAACAACGGCCCGTGGCTTGATGCGCTTAAGAACAACTCGCTGTTCTATGTGCTGCTGCCGTTGCGGATCGGGCTGGATCAGGCAGTTCTGCCTTTCACCTGGGGCTTTCAGTGGACAGCGGGCATGAGCTATGGCCTGTTCGCCGTAGGTGCCGTGATTGTGCTTTTGATGGCGTGGCGCGGGCGGCTAACGGGTGGGCTGATTGTTCTGATCCTGATTGGCATGCTGGAAACAGGCATTGCCAACCTGCCTTGGCCCTTTGTGCTGACTGGCGCAGCTGCTTTGGGCTGGGTCGCAGGTGGGTGGCGTCTTGCGGCGCTTTGCGTGGGGCTTCTTTGCACCATTCTCGTTTCGGGTCTTTGGGAAAGGGCGCTTCTGTCGCTCTACCTCAGTGGTGCGGCAGTGTTTTCCTGCGCAGTCGTCGGCGGTCTGATCGGCCTTGCCAGCGCTGTTTGGGAGCCGGTTTGGAAAGTGGTTCGCCCGATCTGCGATATGTTGCAGACGATTCCATTGTTTGTGTTCCTGATCCCCGTGCTGATGGTGTTCCAGATCGGCGAATTTTCAGCGTTCCTCGCAATTTGTGCCTACGCGATTGTCCCGATGATCCGTTACACACGGCACGGGCTGGTCAACACGCCAGAGGAAATGATGGAGGCCGCAATCTCCAGCGGCGCGACCGAGTGGCAGATCATGCGAGACGTTCGTGCGCCTTATGCTGCACCGACCATACTGCTGGGGCTGAACCAGACCATCCTTTATGCCTTTGCGATGCTGGTCATCGCGGCATTGATCGGGACCACTGGCTTGGGGCAGTCGATCTATCTGGCGCTGGGTCAGGCGGATGTCGGGCTGGGGATCTCAGCCGGGGCTGCGATGGCGATTCTGGCACTGATCGCAGACCGCATCGTGCAGGGCTTTGCCGAAGAACGCCGCGCGGCACTTGGCCTTTAA
- a CDS encoding betaine/proline/choline family ABC transporter ATP-binding protein, with protein sequence MTDTTTPAIACQSLWQVFGPGADKALTDALSRSGNDADKAASDLRENGFIPAVQDANFEVKEGELFVIMGLSGSGKSTLIRCISQLLPGTGGEIRVDGENVIGASKKALTELRRKKLGMVFQHFGLFPHMTVAENVAYPLRVQGVSKKERLARAQEVISLVGLEGREDSFPRQLSGGQRQRVGIARSLAVNPDIWFLDEPFSALDPLIRRQLQDEFLRIQATLKKSIVFITHDIQEALKLADRIAIMRDGKIVQIGTPTDIVLRPVDDYVREFSKDVAKGQHAKVASVMRSEAECGPDDPGLTTSMTLDAALAHCMELYEPVPVRDAKGNVVGTVHPSDLAAALQVDEA encoded by the coding sequence GTGACTGATACGACGACGCCAGCCATTGCCTGCCAGAGTCTCTGGCAAGTCTTTGGCCCCGGCGCTGACAAGGCCCTGACCGACGCGCTGTCTCGGTCAGGGAATGACGCTGACAAAGCCGCCTCTGATCTGCGGGAAAACGGGTTCATCCCGGCGGTGCAGGATGCCAATTTCGAGGTCAAAGAAGGCGAGTTGTTCGTCATCATGGGCCTGTCGGGCTCGGGCAAATCCACTTTGATCCGTTGTATCTCGCAACTGTTGCCCGGCACGGGTGGCGAGATTCGGGTGGACGGTGAAAATGTTATCGGAGCCTCAAAGAAGGCGCTGACCGAGTTGCGCCGAAAGAAGCTGGGCATGGTGTTCCAGCACTTTGGCCTGTTCCCGCACATGACTGTTGCCGAAAACGTGGCTTATCCGCTGCGCGTGCAGGGCGTGAGCAAAAAGGAGCGTCTGGCAAGAGCGCAAGAAGTCATCTCACTTGTTGGACTTGAAGGTCGCGAAGACAGTTTCCCCCGCCAGCTTTCCGGGGGTCAGCGTCAGCGTGTGGGTATAGCGCGGTCGTTGGCCGTGAACCCCGATATCTGGTTTCTGGATGAGCCGTTTTCGGCCCTTGACCCCTTGATCCGTCGCCAGTTGCAGGACGAGTTTCTGCGCATTCAGGCGACATTGAAGAAGTCTATCGTCTTCATCACCCACGATATTCAAGAGGCGCTGAAACTCGCTGACCGCATCGCGATCATGCGCGACGGCAAGATCGTTCAGATCGGTACCCCAACTGATATCGTGCTGCGACCGGTTGACGATTATGTGCGCGAGTTTTCCAAGGATGTGGCCAAGGGTCAGCACGCCAAGGTCGCTTCGGTCATGCGGAGCGAGGCGGAATGTGGCCCAGACGATCCCGGCCTGACCACTTCGATGACGCTGGATGCCGCTCTTGCGCATTGCATGGAACTGTACGAGCCCGTGCCGGTGCGGGATGCCAAAGGCAATGTCGTTGGCACGGTACATCCCTCGGATCTGGCCGCCGCATTGCAGGTGGACGAAGCATGA
- a CDS encoding ABC transporter substrate-binding protein codes for MKKLSVSLMALSVAGAVQAADMGAVDEPIKLAINEWTGQHVTTHVAGEMLKAAGYNVEYVTAGMMNQFQALADGDIDATLEIWSSNVSDEYAKKVDEGTVVEIGDLGLDAKEGIAYPAHVADLCPGLPAWEALKDCAQVFATAETLPGGRLVDYPADWGTPGADRMTGLELPFKAVPAGSEGALIAELRASTERKSPLLITFWQPHWAMSAYDVQFVELPAGEEACFNDPAWGPNPNAVNDCDFSPSRIFKASWSGMEDKWPAAYEILSNYQLAVEDQQPMMGAIDVDGGSVEEVVAAWMSENEGKWRPVVDAATQ; via the coding sequence ATGAAAAAACTTAGTGTAAGCCTAATGGCTCTGAGCGTCGCGGGCGCGGTGCAAGCTGCGGATATGGGCGCCGTGGACGAGCCGATCAAACTGGCGATCAACGAATGGACCGGCCAGCACGTGACCACTCATGTGGCAGGTGAGATGCTCAAGGCTGCAGGATATAACGTCGAATACGTGACGGCGGGCATGATGAACCAATTCCAGGCTCTGGCTGATGGTGACATCGACGCGACGTTGGAAATCTGGTCGTCCAACGTGTCGGACGAGTACGCCAAGAAGGTTGACGAAGGAACCGTTGTTGAAATCGGCGATCTGGGCCTAGATGCCAAGGAAGGCATAGCATACCCCGCGCATGTCGCTGATCTGTGCCCGGGCCTGCCCGCATGGGAAGCGTTGAAAGATTGCGCGCAGGTATTTGCTACGGCAGAAACTCTGCCCGGTGGTCGCCTGGTCGATTATCCGGCCGATTGGGGCACACCCGGCGCTGACCGTATGACCGGGCTTGAGTTGCCGTTCAAAGCTGTGCCGGCGGGGTCCGAGGGTGCCCTGATCGCCGAGCTGCGCGCCTCGACCGAGCGTAAATCGCCACTGCTGATCACGTTCTGGCAGCCGCATTGGGCGATGTCGGCCTATGACGTTCAGTTCGTTGAGCTGCCTGCGGGCGAAGAGGCGTGCTTTAACGATCCGGCATGGGGGCCGAACCCCAATGCGGTCAACGATTGCGACTTCTCGCCGTCCCGCATCTTCAAAGCCAGCTGGAGCGGCATGGAAGACAAATGGCCCGCCGCTTATGAAATCCTGTCCAACTACCAACTGGCGGTCGAAGACCAGCAGCCAATGATGGGCGCGATCGACGTTGACGGTGGTTCGGTTGAAGAAGTTGTTGCCGCTTGGATGTCTGAGAACGAAGGCAAGTGGCGTCCGGTTGTTGACGCAGCGACGCAGTGA